The Brienomyrus brachyistius isolate T26 chromosome 7, BBRACH_0.4, whole genome shotgun sequence DNA segment ttttttttcttttttgtggccatcttttatttatttgtttcccCAGACTCAGGTTCGTAAGCAATTCCTGGGTTTCTAACTGTAAGACAATTCATTTGACCCATGACTCCACAAGGAGATAGCACAAGGCCAAGGCAATTGGGTTCACATTGGCTTATGGGTACGGGCCAGTTGCAGCAAAGCAGGTTGGGATGGATCTCCTGAACCACCTCTCCTGTGACTGCAGAGGCCACTGCAAGTTCATGAAAAATTACTACACTTGCATGAGTCATGTGATCAGAAGAGAAAGCCGAGTGAAAAAGGAGACTTACTAAGTGAACTTATCTTACAGGCTGCTCAGCGCTTCATTATTTATAGTGTTAGGATCGCTTTACGTACCAGAGATGTCTCGGTTTTGCCTGCATATTCTCACTCATTCaatgcaataaaataaataaacaaacaaacagaagaaATCCCTGAAGTACATAACTCATCATCTACAGTGGGCCTTACAGCGCTAACAGTGGAACTACATTGATATAGATGTTCATTGACAGATGTTTGGCAAAAAATTACATTAGAAAGTCATGGACTTATTGAGCTTCGTTAGCAGTAAATACAGAATCTCTTAGAAAGAATACAATATTTTAGGGTAGTTATTACCTTTTTGCTCAGATTCTTTGTAACCACTTAAAaatcaaaaaatataaaaattaaagttTACAATAATTACTTTATTAAATGAGCTActttgaaaacattttaaaaatgctttagTCAATTTTTTCGTTGTACTACGTAAAACAGTATTACTATGCATTACGTCACGTTTATAGGTTATCATCATCCAAAAACTTTACTTATAATttttgaaattctttttaaattatgttacatttttttaattacattcaAGCAAGAATTCACTTTGTCTTATGAAAGCCAGGAGCTTAAAGGTActtgaatatttaaatgtttattgacTCCTGACACAACTTGAAAATGGTGACACCTACTGTTTAATTTTATTGGTGTATGTAAAATTTAAGCACATTCTAAACtgacaacaataataattatactattattattattattaaagataTCAaaactttaatatacattaataaacattttatgaGTATACAGTTATAATGTTttctaatgtatattacagctgtaaaGTTCATTGAAAATATTGTAAACGCAATGCATTAAGACAtgataaggtatacttacatgctgcttatgactgttctatgaatgcattagaaatgcattatgaaggtgcactatattttctatgaatgcattataaggtgcagttaatgtaaagtgctaCCATTCGTTCTTCAGTTTTTGAAACATGATACGATTCTAGCTACTATCAAAACTCTTTTATTCATGAAGGCAATAAGGTAATGTGTATGCATGTAAAGAAGACAGTTGCCTAATACATCAAGTTAACCGTTACATATTAGCCAATGAATTCCTCTGCTTTGGTTAAGTagaatcaaaataaataaatgtattcctTTACTCTTATTAGTGCTACTTGATATGAAATGTTCTCTGTTAATACAGGCTTTCTAAAGCAATAATGACCATTACAGCATCTTGGCGTAGTTGacttctgtttaatataataataatgacaatataCCCTACATAATGAAGATATAAGATATAGAGCATTCTGACATAACAGTCTGGCAGACCATCCTAGTGGCTAATGTATTAATGTTTTGGTATGAGCGTGAGGAAGTGTGTGTCGCATGTTTTATGGATGACTGGAAGATGTACTCTAATCAGCCATGACATGTGGCCATTTTGCAAAAGTATTGTATCTAACTGACCAGATGTCCTTGCAGTAATTTGTGTAGCATAGggcaaaaaaaaacctttattcTAGCAATTTCATGGTGAATTGCACACTAATTATTTTGGTTCACTTTTAGAAATAACGTTGAAATAAAGTTTGACTTTCAACTGTTTTGATCACTGAAGGTAGAAATGTTCTTAAAGAATCATGtgttaattgtataatcatcCATTTACTGATTGCTTATCCTGAGCAGGATTGCGGTGATATATTTTCTTCAGtatcttttatttcaattagtaatACTCTGAGGAAATACTGGTTTCCTTCTTATTACTTAAGAAGAATTGGTGAAACTATATGTAAATATGTTATGTTAGTTGACTTGTGCCTTGTgcgcattgcttccgggataggctccggaacccccgcgacccagtaggacaagtggtttggaaaatagatggatggatggatagttgacTTGTCTTGTGTGTTAAGTGTCTGGACTGAAATGAAAACTCTGGATTAGTAATATGTTTTCACAGAAGTAGACATAGAGCACAGTGTTGGCCAACCCATTAGGCGCCATTGGTGgccaccatcttctgagggggcatgAATTAGCAATCTGCCAGCACTGCCCCTCTCCCCTGCCCCCGGCACAAGGGGCATGCAAAGTGCGGGACATACTGTCATGCACCATATCTTACAAAATAAATAACGATAGCGGGGGACGGGGGGTTATGATCACTGACATACAGTGATCAATTTGCCATAAAGCCATGGTTGAATAACTGTTTCCAACTGCAGTTTTAAATTTTGCAGGGACTGTATGTTTAATTGGACAGTAAAATATAATGTCATAGGctttttattttctaaaaatctgagggatttttatgttgtattattgtctgtttttattatctatttattatagTATGTCTGATGTTTCTCTGGATAATGCTGATTGTACAACAAGTTACCCCTTGGGGACAATAAAGATCAGTGATAGTGCGCTGTAAAATGCCCAGCAATGCACAGCAAACAGTGCTGGGAAGTAATCCATTACAAACAGAGATGGGAAGTTCAGGTCCCAAAAGTACAAGTATTCagtccaaggttttgtttcagccaaccagctgagtactctgactgtgactcttcaagctcaactggttggttgaaacaaagccttggtctggatttgactttctggacctgaactttccacctctgtctttAACGGATTACTTTTGTGAGTGACTTCCCCAACACTGATGGCAAACTGTAGTGTGCCGGTGATAATGCAATGAAAAACAAGATGGGAAATTCTGGATTCGTATTaaagcacattttaaaaagTAACACAACGACACTAGCAATGCCTGCAAACATTGAAATGGAccttatatattaatattttatacaataaaattatatgcaaccattgttcccaggataggatcccccctccccccagttgggattaagtggtttcagaaaatggatgaatagatATATCCAACTGCTTGTCCTACTTAGAGTTGCAGggtgtctggagcctatcctagacccaatgggcatgaggcagggaacaacccaggtggCAACCcatcacagtcacacaccattcacacacacatacgcaatttggtaacttaaattaacctcagcatgtttttggactgtgggggaaaccagaggaaagcccatgacaacacaggtagatcatgcaaactccacacatatggtGCCCTAGCGGAGACTCAAACGCAGGTcactgaggtgtgaggcaacagtgctaaccactgcaccactgtattACCCCATGAGGATATTATATTTACATGTTtacattatagaataatatatcaGTAGAGGGAATAATGAGTGAGTGAACAGGTGAACCGAATATAGCACAACTACGGTTAGAAAGGCCCTAAATGGGCCATTTGAGCTATTTTTGGAGCTGTAACGATTGGGATTTTTAAAACGTGAGAACGTTAATAAGATGCTGATCAAAGACCGGGGTTTTAATGATAAAACTTACCGATCTGTCTGGGGGCAGGAATGCTATCGATAAAATTCGCCGATCGGGGGCGAATTCGGCTCGGATCAATTGGGCAAATTTACGAAGTTTAATTGTCCCTCTTTTACTAATGTTAGCCTTGAATTTTTCCGTAAACTCGTGTATAATTGGGTTCTCTCCACGTTTGTTCACAATTTGTCTACCACTATAGCGGGATAGTATCAAAGCCACCGGAGCTGTAAAGTTAGTCTTGCATCTTTGCACCATTTTCTTCTTCTGTGAAGTTACTTTGTGCCGCGTGCCAGTGAAAAAACCGGTAGCCTCCATGCAGAATAGTCCATTTCTGCCAGGGCGGGGGGCGACAAAACCTGTCATGTTACTGATCATTTATGTTATATTCATAAATGTGACTAATGGAAATTTATGGGACCCCAGGTGGCTGCCTTCCCTTGCCTTGGTGTGTCCGGCCCTGGTATTTAGCAATATAGCAGGTGCACATGCATATTATCATGAACAGTGTCTTAGACAGCTGATATCATATATCTACTCCAGCATTGCTATTTTGATTAATTTTGGGCTTGAtggttagtttaataattaaatcAAATGATCAGGAGTAGAATGGTTCTGGGTACTCAAGGAGATATCTGGAACCTAATGGTTCAGAGTTACAAGTAAAGGCCCTACCacatatattgttttatttattctgtatttatatattatataattttaaCAGGAAGATTGTAGGTGCATTCACCATTTATACAACTCTGCATATAGGCAATGTTCAATAAATTTCAGTTCTCTGACAATGTAATAGCTACTTCTGTCAAATAGGTAACAGAAGGAGGATTTTAACTTGACTATGAAAACTTGACTTTAACTATGAAAAAATACAATAGTGTCTTTAGTGGAAGGACGGGAAATCCTGCTGGAACCGCAGGTGGACAAATCAAAGGCAATAAAAtccaaataaaaagaaataagatAGATAGAGTACAAACCAACAGGTTTATTTACAAACAACTTGTATAGAATAATGCTCCAAATCAGTCTCCTTGACAGATCAGTCTAATCATTGTCAGTGATTCCATTTGTTATGCAATTGTGTATCTAGTTTTGCTAATATATATGCAATGTATATGATTACGTAAATAAAACGTAACTTTTTAACTGATATACAGTAGGACTAACAGTGACTATGCAGTGGCAATGGAGATGCAAAGGAAAGTACTAAACTTCATTCTTTTATCCATTTTTACATTATTTTCAACAAGACAATTTACATATATTgcaatatataaatacataatgAAGAATATAAAGGAAAGTAATTTAATATATACAAAAGCTTCTCCAACGGCAAGAAATTCACACatttatatacacacatttatatCCTCTGTGTCCCAGTCCGTTATGCTAACATGCTTAACAAAAGAATCCAGGTTTCATTTCTGAAGACATCGGAATTTAAGGTTACCACagaattttatataaatgttaaatttaCTCCAGGTCTGAAATGAATGGTTATTATAAAGCATTTGATAACATCAAAGGCTCACAGAACTGGTGATCGCTCACTCTCACATATGTAAGATTCATACGCAACAGTAATACAAATACACAGACGATCACAGATCCACACAATTctgaatatatttatataatgagggTATAAtcacactgtgttctaaaaaCCTGTTGAGACATATTGATATCACTGGTAAACtttaaaaaacacaaagcatcATGGCAAGTTTCACCAGAAAACAGCAGTATGGATCCCTGTTGTTGTGCTTCTCTATGGAGAttcatttttgatgctgtttgcCAGATAAAACTGCAACCCTAACCAGGAAAAGTGGTGTGAAGACGATGAAAAAGAAGTAGATTTAGTGGATAATTCTGATCCATGTGTGACATGTTTTAGGCAGCGAAAAGACATTTTTTTAAGGTGTAGAGTGAACAGCTCCACATATGTAACTAATAGTAAAGCAAAAAATATACAACTTAAGGTTCCAATTGTcaatttcaattttaaaaataactgaGAGTACTAAATGAATGTTACCACTTTCGGCAGTATCACAAATGTTATGGATAAACAATGCATCCCATTGTATTAAGAAAAAGAACTGAAAAATTGGTAAAAATCCTCATGTTTAAATATATTGTTAATATAGATGTACGATAGCATTTCATCTGAAATTTAAAATTTAGATCAACACTGAGTGAGTTGTTCAGGTGCCGGTAAATATGCACTCAAAGCAGTGTAACACTATGAAAGACGTATTATTGTTTAAAATTAAGTATAGTACCATTTCATATTGAATTTGCCTGTTCGTTTTAATTTAGGTCACATTTTATATCATACATCGTGGCAGGAATACACAGAGAATGCATATTTTCTAGCATTAAAACATAAGAACACAAGAAatgtacaaatgagaggaggccattcggcccatcaagctcgtctgatgagaacttaactaatagctcagagtcgttaaaatcatTGTCAGCCTTTTAAATATTTCCAATATTTAGAAACACTGGTTAAAACTGAGCAGAGCTTGTTTGTTTTACATGGTTCTAACCATTGGTGGTCCATTACTTTTTAAACACACTATAAAAAGTGtatcattttaaaatcacaTTAGGTAAAAACAAATTTAGGAGCTCAGAACAATTCTGAACACATTATTAAATCCTCATGTGCtgccatgtaaaaaaaaaacatgagacACGAACGCTTTTTTCCAGTTAGAATACTTTTTGCAAATTTGAATAAATATCTAAGAAGTATAATTCAGCCATTAGCAAAATTAAAGAAGCAACATTTATTTGGTAAGACCACCAACATTTAAGCAACAAAATTAAACTGAAATGATTGAAAACATTGCCTGTCTTATTAATTATATTTAGCAAATTGTAAACAAACATATAAATTATATCGAGCATGAAGATAAGTCACTCTATGGAAATCAGGAGGGTACAAAAAGAAGTATTGCCTTACATCTGGGTTGAAAGTAAGTCTGTGGATAAAGCTGAGGAAAGCCCCATGCATCGTTGATCTATCAAAATTTTGCACGACTAACAAAAACGGTGCAGCCAGACTCCCACACAGCTGATGGTCATATGCTCGTAGGCCGTCACCTACAGGGTCCAGTGTGTACCTGGAGGATTCCCCTGCTATGCAGGTGCAGGAAATTGAAGATCTCATGAGGCATGGCATGGAACCCGGGCCGGGGCTTCACGTTGTCGTAGTAGTGGTGTGTGATGAAGATACCCGCAGGGTTCATGGGGAAGGCCCAGAAGCCGTAGAGGTGGACCTCGTCGCAGAGCTCCATGGCAGCCGTCACCAACATGAGGCCGCTGCTCAGCCTCTTAGCTCGAACGCCCTGCAGTGACCAGAAGCGCTGCACATTCAGCAGGTACTGCGGATGGAAGAAGAACACCCCCTTCTGAGAGTCGAAGTCATCCAGCATGTACTTGACACGGAAGGAGACGTCTGTGTTGCGGGTGTTGTAGAAGGCCGGCAGCACCACCGATGAGTTCCCATAAGCCTGCAGCACATCGTAAAAGGGCTTCCTCCACTTCTCGAGCTTCTGGAACCTGATGCAgagtataaaataaatgaatattcgTAGGATCAGAGTATACTGGAGTTTACGGTAGTCACATCATGTACTGTGCTGGGTTTCATGTCTCTCATGATCAGCCATATGCTCATATTGCTATGTTTTCGTGCTGAAGATGGTGAAGGGCCAGATCTGTTCTCCCATCTTTAAGAACCCCCATCAAGCAGGCTTTGAATGAGCATCTGGCTTGCCGGACATTTTCCTGGTGGGCCGATGGGTGTGTGTGGTGGTACATTTCATTGTGGGTGACGCAAGTACCATCTGGGTGAAAGTCTAGGGTCTATTTTTAATCTCAGTCCAGCCCTGCTGTCATGAAATATTAATTGTAAACTTTTCTTAATTTCACAGCTCCAGTCCTGACAGCTGCAGTATATGATTACAATGAACTCTGAAGTCAATTATACAGTAAAAATAGAATGATAGTCATGCAAGTATAGATCCTGCTTATCAGTTGTGGGTCACAGTAAAGTGCGCTGCCTTAAATCTATCCAGCCTTTGCTATTTATAGTATATTGTGTGGGGTATCATGGTGCATTATTGTTTAGCAATGTGGGGTCATATGTTTATGGCTATGGGCTTGTTTCCTAACTtgaggtgagtgtgtgtgtgcgtgtgtgtgtgtgtgtggagtttggatgGATTTCATACATTACTCAGGTTTCCTTCAACAATCAAAAGACATGCAATCTAGATAAACCGgtttctctaaattgcccatgtgtGTAAACATGTGCAATAGAATAGTCTCCTGTCCATAGAACACTGATGTATGACCTTTTGTTTCCAGAAATAATGTAGATGGTGTGGAACTATGCCGAGGCCCTTTTTCATGCTATCCAAACTGACTCTGATTTTTATTTCTCTCCGTGAGGATCAGCGGCTTCATCAGAACTAAGAAGCTGGAGTACATTTTGCACTACAGATGAAAGGGCTGCTAGGTATACTTATGAAGCTATAACAGGAAATGCTGTTTCAATAACACTTATCACGTTACATCCCTCTAAGCTGAGATGCTTATGCAAGAACACTCAAACATTTTCCACTGTTAAATAAAACCTGTTTTTATCACTGGATACTTACAGAAGAAATAATATCACTTGCAGCAATGCTGTTGGCAACATGAACTTGCAGACATCAAGCCTTGATATACATGCACGGCTCTATATAAAACTTCATTAAATATGCTTTTTAATTCAGTACATTTCCCTttggatatatattttaaattttttctgTGGCTGATCAACCCTATATGACTGGCTTTCTTATGGCAATAATCAGAGAACTGTTTCAATATGCCTTCATTTTCAGTGGCATTAGCGAGTAACTGATTTCAAAATAGACATCACCTGGCAACACTGTTACTTTATAGCGAATCGTGGCCTGTCACCCGCTGGGGTTCTGATAATGCGGCTCCCAAGACAGGGAAATGTTTCAGTAGGTACACTATGGCTTTGCTTATGTATTCAAAGGCTTGTGAGATGGAAAAAAATGCTTAGGTTTTCACACGATTTGGCTGATAtatacaaaaaagagaaaagagtTCCTGCAGTGAGTTGGCATAAGCTAAGACTGGAAGGTGTCCAACATGTAGGCCTACCCACTATGACCAAATGTCATGAAGAGGGGCACACCTTCCAGGCTACCTAAACTGTACCGCAGAAATGGATATTCAGAGCTGTGCAAACTCAAAGTTATTCTAACAATCTTGTACAATATAACTGAACATAATTACCTATAAATATCAACAAATATTTAGAAAGATTATATGAAGTCTTTCTGTGACGACTAGGAAAGTAATGATTCATTCTCATCCAATATGTTGAATGATACAGCAAAGCTATTACCTTTTAAACACAACAATTATTAATTACTGGTTTCAAGGTAAAAGTAGAAGAAGTGATAAGCaatttaattaataatttcGGTTTTCAAGATACGGTATTAAAAAGTGTAATTTTACCATTAATTATTGTTGCCCTTCATTTTTTTAAGTCGTGAAATGATTTTAACAGTTTCAATTCACAATTACAACTAAAGAAGGACAGTATGTAGATATGCTGCGGATCAACTGCTGCTGCTCTATTGAAAGAATATGGAATAGGCCACCTACATACATCAGAGAAGCTAGCTCACCACATATCTTtaaaagaaagtaaaaaaatgtaaatctatCTCTCCACTTTAGCCTTTAGCTAGGTACTGTATAGCCTCCCTGTTACAGGCTTGAATTCATTTTGCACTTACGCACTACCACATAAAATGCTGTATTTCATTTGATTCTATGACTTTCACGTTCAATGTTATGTTTAATAACTCTATGGCTAATTCTATGGATGCAATTTTTATGTTAATTGTTTGGTGGATATGACCTAGGCTTTTACTCtccttattttttaatttcattacattttatttcattttattttatccatCTTATTTCTATGTCTATTTTAATACATATTCTTTACTGTAAAACACTCTGAGGTACATTCCTTGCATGAAAGGtactatataaataatgtttattaatattaatcCAATATGATTACAGAAGCTTGTCACACATCATTAACTTTTACAGCGAGTGGTGTGGTTGACCTGTACTGGTCACCCTGAAAGTGCTGAGGCTTTAAGGCATTTTGTGCTGTGTGCACAGAAACTGAGGAAGGGTAAGGTCTCTCAGGGAAAGCGGACAGGTCAATATTCCCAGGCTTATTACCACAGTAGCACAACGTCAAAGGCTCGGCCTTTACCTTTCAGTGATAATACTTGGGTTAATGGTCACAACGTCCGTCTTGTAACCCACATCCACCGCATATTTTTCAGAGATAGGGGGTATGTTGCATCTTTAAAATAACGAAACATACATGGTTAATTAATCCCTCAAATTAggccaaaacaacaaaaaaaagttaaaagatAGAAAAAAAACTATTGAGAACTCCTTTGCAACAATACGATTGAGGCAACGAACGACATAATAGAAAAGCTCAGACATTAACATATTTGTTTGTTGTATGCAGATTAAAGTTCGTCACCTAAACACAAAGTCCATAGAATCAATCTCCTTCCCACATTTGCTGTTCTTGATGATTCCTCCGTTGCCGATTACTGCACATTTCTTGAACTGGGACCGGCTGAACGGCATGTCCTTCACAAGGGTTGAAAAGATTGTTAATGCTGGATGGATGAATACACTTAGCCAAATTTAATTCCAACCCAATTTCTACTCTCAAAGTACGAACCTGGAGTAAATGCAAAGCTTAAGCCAGTGTTTCCAAACCCAGTTCTCTGGGATTTTCAAAGCGatgtacatttttgagaaaacaggagcccctggagcaattgggggtaaAGGGTCTTACTCCAGGGGCCaagggtgaaatcactctggcaACCCAAGGATTTGAgctagcaaccttctgatcacctccaaacctgctgagccacacatcacCCTGAGCTACTTGCCTTTATTGGCTTGTCTGGCTAGTAGGTAAACAGgcattttttaatatttatttggcAGCAATTTTTGGGCAAAATGACATATAAGTAAGAAATTGAATTGCAGGGTCAGTTAGGATCCCTGCAGCAATTTTAGCCCCATCCTCAAGAACCCATAAGTGAAATCACTATGCTATCCACAGGACTGGAACTGATGCAATCACTCAGCTAAAAGTCCAAATCTCTTGTTAGAAATAGGATCTTAACATCATGTTCCCAGTTTTCTTTGTGTGTGACGCTGCTTGTTGAATGTGAGACTTCGGGGCTGTTTTTCTAAAGTACTTAACTAAGTACAACGGACTGTGAATTTGCGAATGGTTTGCAGAAGAGGATTTATTTAATACCCTTCAGGTACACTGAGATTAAACCTTGTCATTAGCATTTACATGCGTGTTAGTCCTTGTCTCCAGATCTACAAATAAAAGCCAATTTAGTTAAAATTGGTCCCCAATGAAAACTGCCGCTGCTTCTGCCTCTGGTTCCTAAATCATAGCAACGGTCAACTGAGGTTAATCCACAAACCAAAAAGTAACCAtaaacaataacatttaaaacaattttatacttCTCTGAAGCCTTAAAATAAACTGAGATTTCCTTATTCATCACCAATGTGAAAAAGGGAAATGTCTCAGTTTTCATTTTCCAGAAGCCATATAGTACAACCAGTATCATCTGAAATCATGGTTCATGcctttatttgaaaaaaaaaaaacaagtgcatGAAACCCATTTTAAGCTTTTTTTCTTACAAGAATGAattactgcaaaaaaaaaaaaaatcaaaaaacaatgaaaaccaATTTATTGGGTTGCATTGTGCTACTCTGCTTTGATATCCAAAATGCTAATAATCTAAATTCTAATATCACTAAAGTAACATTTTAAGCATTGAATTAAAGTTTTAATCATTAACTTAATGCACCATAGGGGAAAGAAACAAGAATAAGCCTAAAGGTAGGTCATGGAAACCACAGCACGAGCTACAACTTACATCAGGAAACATCTTGAAAATCTCTGAGCCGATGTGCAGGATACCACTGGTGTCCACCTCATACCTCAGCTTAGTTCCTTCTGGCGTGTTTCTCTTGGTGGTGAAGAGGAATGAGGGTGCATTGCAACAGCGGGATAACAAGCCCCTGGAGAACAGAGAGCAAGACACACTTGTGAACCGCTGGTCACACCACACTAGGGGTGCTGTGATTCGCATGCTGGCCACTCGGGTGCCAACATATTATCTTCCTGACCGACATTTTTATACCCGTCTTGTTATTGTGACATTTGTATATTATTGTGATGTGTCTATTTACTGTGATAACTGTCTATTTATTGTGATATCTGTCTATTTGTGTATTGTCTGTTATGGCAGTTTGGTCAAGGGGAAAggcattcattttatatatatatatatatatatatatatatatatatatatacacacacacacacacacacacaaacacacacacaacaaaaattataaatcaaatcaTGGCATTGCCATTAACTTACTTGAAAGCATTGGATTCCACATTGTTTTGCTCCCATTTACACACCTGGAGATTTCGCCATCTATCAAAAAGATCAGTTGTCtttaccctgaataggacaaaaaaataaataaaacagata contains these protein-coding regions:
- the st8sia5 gene encoding alpha-2,8-sialyltransferase 8E isoform X3, whose translation is MICNILYNIKCKRGIMTRHAVQDSEFSASMPLPYVHNHGQQFSRLKGDETTNWTGPVIFSDDGSQKPARNGKKRCFRQNIQRQTESINSIIIAPCLADIQKKKKRSQRYIELYDGPYDFNSTTCREFRHEIIEVKVLTMVKTTDLFDRWRNLQVCKWEQNNVESNAFKGLLSRCCNAPSFLFTTKRNTPEGTKLRYEVDTSGILHIGSEIFKMFPDDMPFSRSQFKKCAVIGNGGIIKNSKCGKEIDSMDFVFRCNIPPISEKYAVDVGYKTDVVTINPSIITERFQKLEKWRKPFYDVLQAYGNSSVVLPAFYNTRNTDVSFRVKYMLDDFDSQKGVFFFHPQYLLNVQRFWSLQGVRAKRLSSGLMLVTAAMELCDEVHLYGFWAFPMNPAGIFITHHYYDNVKPRPGFHAMPHEIFNFLHLHSRGILQVHTGPCR
- the st8sia5 gene encoding alpha-2,8-sialyltransferase 8E isoform X8 is translated as MTLGQQFSRLKGDETTNWTGPVIFSDDGSQKPARNGKKRYIELYDGPYDFNSTTCREFRHEIIEVKVLTMVKTTDLFDRWRNLQVCKWEQNNVESNAFKGLLSRCCNAPSFLFTTKRNTPEGTKLRYEVDTSGILHIGSEIFKMFPDDMPFSRSQFKKCAVIGNGGIIKNSKCGKEIDSMDFVFRCNIPPISEKYAVDVGYKTDVVTINPSIITERFQKLEKWRKPFYDVLQAYGNSSVVLPAFYNTRNTDVSFRVKYMLDDFDSQKGVFFFHPQYLLNVQRFWSLQGVRAKRLSSGLMLVTAAMELCDEVHLYGFWAFPMNPAGIFITHHYYDNVKPRPGFHAMPHEIFNFLHLHSRGILQVHTGPCR
- the st8sia5 gene encoding alpha-2,8-sialyltransferase 8E isoform X4, which gives rise to MAKTTLKDLSLDDESCVMRSQWGVVNNLDRPHSLEDHVGRVQSKSCILLEILQQRGQQFSRLKGDETTNWTGPVIFSDDGSQKPARNGKKRYIELYDGPYDFNSTTCREFRHEIIEVKVLTMVKTTDLFDRWRNLQVCKWEQNNVESNAFKGLLSRCCNAPSFLFTTKRNTPEGTKLRYEVDTSGILHIGSEIFKMFPDDMPFSRSQFKKCAVIGNGGIIKNSKCGKEIDSMDFVFRCNIPPISEKYAVDVGYKTDVVTINPSIITERFQKLEKWRKPFYDVLQAYGNSSVVLPAFYNTRNTDVSFRVKYMLDDFDSQKGVFFFHPQYLLNVQRFWSLQGVRAKRLSSGLMLVTAAMELCDEVHLYGFWAFPMNPAGIFITHHYYDNVKPRPGFHAMPHEIFNFLHLHSRGILQVHTGPCR
- the st8sia5 gene encoding alpha-2,8-sialyltransferase 8E isoform X6, translated to MTLGQQFSRLKGDETTNWTGPVIFSDDGSQKPARNGKKRCFRQNIQRQTESINSIIIAPCLADIQKKKKRSQRYIELYDGPYDFNSTTCREFRHEIIEVKVLTMVKTTDLFDRWRNLQVCKWEQNNVESNAFKGLLSRCCNAPSFLFTTKRNTPEGTKLRYEVDTSGILHIGSEIFKMFPDDMPFSRSQFKKCAVIGNGGIIKNSKCGKEIDSMDFVFRCNIPPISEKYAVDVGYKTDVVTINPSIITERFQKLEKWRKPFYDVLQAYGNSSVVLPAFYNTRNTDVSFRVKYMLDDFDSQKGVFFFHPQYLLNVQRFWSLQGVRAKRLSSGLMLVTAAMELCDEVHLYGFWAFPMNPAGIFITHHYYDNVKPRPGFHAMPHEIFNFLHLHSRGILQVHTGPCR
- the st8sia5 gene encoding alpha-2,8-sialyltransferase 8E isoform X2, with the translated sequence MLHYRMGYSDPSVRDLLGNRSLCFIFICAFGLVTLLQQILYGKNYIKSGQQFSRLKGDETTNWTGPVIFSDDGSQKPARNGKKRCFRQNIQRQTESINSIIIAPCLADIQKKKKRSQRYIELYDGPYDFNSTTCREFRHEIIEVKVLTMVKTTDLFDRWRNLQVCKWEQNNVESNAFKGLLSRCCNAPSFLFTTKRNTPEGTKLRYEVDTSGILHIGSEIFKMFPDDMPFSRSQFKKCAVIGNGGIIKNSKCGKEIDSMDFVFRCNIPPISEKYAVDVGYKTDVVTINPSIITERFQKLEKWRKPFYDVLQAYGNSSVVLPAFYNTRNTDVSFRVKYMLDDFDSQKGVFFFHPQYLLNVQRFWSLQGVRAKRLSSGLMLVTAAMELCDEVHLYGFWAFPMNPAGIFITHHYYDNVKPRPGFHAMPHEIFNFLHLHSRGILQVHTGPCR
- the st8sia5 gene encoding alpha-2,8-sialyltransferase 8E isoform X1; translated protein: MAKTTLKDLSLDDESCVMRSQWGVVNNLDRPHSLEDHVGRVQSKSCILLEILQQRGQQFSRLKGDETTNWTGPVIFSDDGSQKPARNGKKRCFRQNIQRQTESINSIIIAPCLADIQKKKKRSQRYIELYDGPYDFNSTTCREFRHEIIEVKVLTMVKTTDLFDRWRNLQVCKWEQNNVESNAFKGLLSRCCNAPSFLFTTKRNTPEGTKLRYEVDTSGILHIGSEIFKMFPDDMPFSRSQFKKCAVIGNGGIIKNSKCGKEIDSMDFVFRCNIPPISEKYAVDVGYKTDVVTINPSIITERFQKLEKWRKPFYDVLQAYGNSSVVLPAFYNTRNTDVSFRVKYMLDDFDSQKGVFFFHPQYLLNVQRFWSLQGVRAKRLSSGLMLVTAAMELCDEVHLYGFWAFPMNPAGIFITHHYYDNVKPRPGFHAMPHEIFNFLHLHSRGILQVHTGPCR